CATGCATTTGGTGGCAACAAAGCTTCTTATGGTAAGAAGACACAGCTTTCCATcattgaacagagagagagtcTCCCAATCTTCAGACTGAAGGAGCAGCTGATACAAGTAAGACTCATGAAAAGACATTCTGGTTTGAGCAAGCagtaatttaaaatagttttggtATAGCTTTTTTGACAGCTGATAATTTTAAGTGCAGAACTTTATTTcatgaaatgtattttaaagtactatatatatatatatatatgtatactttAATGATGTTCCAGATATTTATTGATGTAAGTCAAAATTTATGCTAAGATCGTGTGTACAAGGGATAAGTCAGCTGAGCAGTTAAACACTGACTTGATCAGTAGGAATATTTACATGATTTTTGGTCTGGGTCAATTGAAGCAAAAGCAAGAGCTGCTCAATCTAGTCCCACATAGCCCGTGctgcttttgtttggtttgttttgattttttaaaaatttttgacAAGTGTATGTTTTCTGACCTTTTCTAGGCTGTGCATGACAACCAGATTCTGATTGTTATTGGAGAGACAGGATCTGGGAAAACAACCCAGATTACCCAATACCTGGCTGAGGCAGGATATACCTCAAGAGGAAAGATTGGATGTACTCAGCCTCGCAGAGTGGCTGCAATGTCTGTAGCGAAGAGAGTGTCAGAGGAATTTGGTTGCTGCTTGGGACAAGAGGTGAATTTCTATGTTGAAGAACATGTCAAAATAAGCATGAGGAAAAATCAGTACTGGatctatttttttgtgtgtgtgtgtccatttGTCTATTCCCTTGTAGGCTATAAAGTGAGTTTGTGGAATAATCAAAGTGGCAGTTAATGAGGCTGATAATTGTGTAACTTTCATTTCTGTGCAACTCTTCCTTCCAGGTTGGCTACACCATTCGGTTTGAAGACTGCACCAGCCCTGAGACTGTCATCAAGTACATGACAGATGGGATGTTACTGAGAGAGTGCCTGATAGACCCAGATCTGACCCAATATGCCATTATCATGCTGGATGAGGCCCATGAGAGGACCATACATACAGATGTGCTCTTTGGGCTCCTGAAGAAGGTAATGTAGCACTGGATTTTTACTGCTTTCAGTGTCCTCTGTGTGGTTTGGAGGGCACAGGCAAAGGTGAAGTCACCCAAGTCAGGTTCATACATTTACTTCAAGAGCAAATGCTTTTAAGGTTTATGGTCTGAATCTTGGTGAAATGAGCCTCTGTGTGAAGGCAGAGCAagtaaaatgcagcagaaacaatAAGAATTTGCCTTCCTGGATGTTCATAATGGTGGATGAATAGGGGAGTGTTCTTGGTTTGTTCATGCTTCTCTGCCAAAAGCTTTCTTGTGATAATGCTGCTAAGGGAGGTTTCAAATGGGATCTCAGTGGCcagttttctgaaattctgGGTACTGGGATGAGCTGCCCCTCTCCTGAGACATTAAAACACCTTGTATTACTGGTTGTATCTGTCTGACTTCGGTCAAGTGCCGTATTTTAATAGTTCCAAAGGCAGTAAATGACTTGAGAACTTTGTCCTCCTGCAGACAGTCCAGAAAAGGCAGGACATGAAGTTGATAGTGACATCAGCAACACTGGATGCTGTGAAATTCTCTCAGTATTTCTATGAAGCACCAATCTTCACAATTCCTGGCAGAACATACCCGGTAGAAATTCTGTACACAAAAGAGCCAGAGACAGATTATTTGGATGCCAGTCTGATTACAGTAATGCAGATCCATTTAACAGAGCCACCAGGTGAGTAGAGAATGGTCTTAGGTTATTGGTGATGTAAAGACCTCTGAGCAAGGTCTTTCTATAAGTCATGGATCATGTTAGTAATGTGAACAAAATGCTGTCAGACTGTTCTTTCTTGTTTGCAAACAGAGTaacaaaaatgctgaaaaatttgGGTGAAAGACTGAAGTCTGTTGCCTCTGACTAAGAGTTGCTGCTCAGGGCTAGCAGAAGTGGGGGATCctcataaataaaaaagatgagGAATGGGAATATGGTGATGCAGGAGTTGTACTAAACAGAACTGACTCTGTGGCTGTTTTAATTTACTTCTTGTGTAGGTGACATTTTGGTCTTTCTAACTGGCCAGGAAGAGATTGACACTGCCTGTGAAATCCTCTATGAGAGGATGAAATCTCTGGGACCTGATGTTCCAGAGTTAATTATCCTACCAGTATATTCAGCTTTGCCCAGTGAAATGCAGACCAGGATCTTTGACCCAGCCCCACCAGGGAGCAGAAAGGTAATTTCATCTATGTGCCCTTTCATCTTCTGCTGATACATTTTAATAGTGGGGTGTATTACACTGCTGAAAGGATACAGTTTTTGGAGAAAAGACAATTTACAGcttaaaacttattttctttctatacATAGCAAGTTATCTAAGCCTTTGAACACGTGTAAAAACATCTGGTGTAGCAAATCTCTGTGTGGAATGTATCTTGGTGTGTTATTTAATGCTGTCTTTAAAGGAAATTAACTTCAGTAAATCCAAAATCTAAATACAGTTCCTTTAGAATGGAGGTAAATTTCCTACCAAACAGCTTGTGAATATCTAGAGATACATTCTCAGGAAGATTTTTCTCCAAATACAGGTGGTGTCTAAGTGATAGGTAAAAAATCTCCCTGAAGTCAGTGCAGTCTGCTCATAAGCTTTCTCTTGCTTTTAATGTGGATTTTATCAcgctcttttccttttttgcccaAACTTTAAACAAAGTGCATACTTAAAACCTGTCCAGCTTTGTAGATATCATCTTCCGTTCCTTGTGAGCAGACTTCTCCTTTCAACATTAGGTAGCAGGGGTTGTATTTATAACAAACTACTCATATTGTATCAGTGGATGAAGTTGAGTGGGGTTGGCTTGGCAGCCTGATACAGAACTGGTGCTGACTCAAACTGTGATTTGCAGGTTGTCATTGCCACCAACATTGCAGAGACATCTTTGACTATTGATGGAATATATTATGTGGTTGATCCTGGCTTTGTGAAGCAGAAAGTTTATAACTCCAAGACTGGAATTGACCAGCTGGTGGTGACACCAATTTCTCAGGTAGGTATTCTGTGTTTGGCTCTCCCTGTGGGTGTTGTTTATCTTGCCAATGTGCTGTCCAAGCTGAGGCAATGAGAAAAGCACGTTTTTGATAGCCCCATGAAGCTGTGCCTACAGAATACATACTTCCCTGTGTTGTGTTTTAAGCCTTTCTATCAATACAAGTAAAATTGTGAATAACCATTTAATTTTACTTGTTTTCACCTGTTCACTGAGATGCCTTGTTGTCTTTAGGCTCAAGCCAAGCAGCgtgcaggaagggctgggagaaCAGGCCCTGGAAAATGCTACAGGTTATACACAGAACGTGCATATAGAGATGAGATGTTAACCACCAACGTGCCTGAAATCCAGAGAACAAATCTGGCCAGTACAGTGCTCTCTCTGAAGGTAGGCATTTCACCAGCTTGTAGCAAGCCAGCACAGTAAGTGTTTCAATAAGCGAGTCTCTGCCTTTGAGAATTAGTGCTGTAATTTCAGATCCTTCCAGTGAACAGAGGTATTTCAGAAGGGAGACTTCAACAAAAGCAGTTGTCAGGCACTGGGCTTGCTCCGGTGTTTTTCTATTGAGGGTTATTCTGTTGGATATGAGTTTCAGCTGCACTGAAAAGTTGCTTACAGGAGGTAGGAGAAACAGAAATCTCAAGAGCAGTAACATCTATGTAGGGTACATTTATATGATTAACAGATGAGACACAGAGCTTTAGAGTGGGTTTAGAGCTGCAAACTTGGGCATGTCTAAGTGTGTACCACCCCTCTGGAAGTCTGTGAACTGGATTAACCCAGTGAcagctgggaaagctgctgccaTTCCCCTTTCTGGGAACATACTGAACGTCCTGTGGAGCTGTCAGGCCACCCTGCCTTGCAAGACAGGAAATCTTCAAAAGCAGCATTTAGCTTATGTTTCTCCTCAACTGAATCATCTTGCCTGGGGGATGTGTGGAACAGTACCAAGGAAACAGACCAGAAAGCTGAGTAGTGCAGGAATGCCATGGCCCAGTGCTCATTATTTCAAGTGCAGGAAGGCAGCACCTACAGTCAGGATAAGGACATGAGGCTGGGGTTGACTCAGGTTTTGTAGTGCCTCACTGTTTGGCGTTTTATCTCTGGCTGGAGTTTGTCATCTTCCTTCTGAGTGTTTTAACTTGCCTTTTCTCCAATCCCTCCCAGGCTATGGGCATCAACGATTTGCTGTCCTTTGACTTTATGGATGCTCCCCCCATGGAAACTCTCATAACTGCCATGGAGCAGCTCTACACCCTGGGAGCTCTGGATGATGAGGGGCTGCTCACTCGACTTGGGCGCAGGGTAGGTGAAATAAAATACCTCTTAGCACTGCCTGGGTTGCCAATTTTCAGGGGATGACATGAGAGCAGTCACAGCAGGCCTTGCTTAGCATTGTTGGTTTCCTTTTGCTTGTGGTTTTTTAGTAGCTTTTCATTTACCACAGTTACATACCTTCTGCTTTTTAAGGAAGCAACTAGTGCTTCTCCTTATTCGTAAGTTTACTTTTATTAATGTCTCAAAACTTCCTGTAAGTGTTGGGATATTCTTGTAATAGTGAATACAGACAGATAATTTGCTTCGTGTTGAGTAAAGTTATTCTGGGTCAAGCAAACATCTTTGGAAAGTAAATATGTGAGAAAGGGCATTGCTTTCTTTTGCACTGAGAAGATTCAGGGTTTTTCACTGACTGAATGCCCTGAAACATGTTTGTTGCAGATGGCAGAATTCCCCTTGGAGCCTATGCTGTGTAAGATGTTGATCATGTCTGTGCATCTGGGGTGCAGCGAGGAGATGTTGACCATTGTCTCCATGCTGTCTGTGCAGAATGTGTTCTACAGGCCAAAGGTGAGGAGCTGAGCCAAGGGGCAGCAGTGCTACAGTCTGGGTGGGTTTGGTGTGAATGCCTCAGGGGTTAAGAGTGAGCATATTTGCCAAAAGAAACCTGTGATTTGGTCAGAATATTTGCTTGTGCATCACCACTGTCCTGTTCCTTTTCATTTAAGGGCCTGTAGCTATGCTGTTGGTAGTTTCTTTGCAGATGGGAAGGTAGAAGGGAAAAGTCTTAAAATCACTCTTGCATTTCCAAGCAAACACATACAGCCTCAACCAAGTCAGTCCCAGCTCTGGAATTCAGGTTGCATTTTCAGATACACAGAAAGTATTTCTTCATGGCACCTCTATcctgtgctgctttcttttAAGTCAGTAAGGAACAGGCTCTGCTATGGTGGGATCAGGTTTGTCTTGGATCCATTACTTCTTCTGCAGGCTAGTCTGTTAACTTCAGTTTTGATCTATGTAACTGCAGCATTTGATTAATGTTTTATGTGCAGATGGGAGAGCTGAGTGGATCACCAGGCTCAAACCTACTGCTTCAGCACATTTCTTGATGAATAACGAGTTATTTCTAGAGCAGTAAGAAAACCAGTTAGTGCAGTGTGTGCATATGCTTCCTGCAGTATAAATGAGCCATTTACTTTGATGTGCCCTTTTAAAAATAGGGACTGAAATTGGAAAAAACATTCTGTGTTGTCTTAATCTCGTGTCATCTGTTCATGACAGGTTTAAAACCTCATGCTATGAATGACAGGGAACCTGTGTCATTCCTATTGTCCAGGGATTTTGTCTGTGATGCAGATACCTGATTGATGTATGTTTTATGTGTTAGGATAAACAAGCACTTGCTGatcaaaagaaagcaaagttcCATCAAACAGAAGGTGACCACCTCACGCTGCTGGCTGTGTACAATTCCTGGAAGAATAATAAGTTTTCAAATCCCTGGTGCTATGAAAATTTTATCCAGGCCCGCTCCTTACGCCGGGCACAGGACATTCGCAAGCAGATGTTGGGCATCATGGACAGGTGAGCCTGTCAAGGAGGACAAGTACTGACTTTGTTTCTTACTTTCTTACATTGTAATAGCTAAAGAAAATTTGCTAAACTGATCTTGGTAGCTGCATCCAAATCTGGAGAGTTCTaatctttttctctcttgtctGGCAGGCATAAGCTGGATGTGGTGTCCTGTGGGAAGGCAACAGTTCGGGTCCAGAAGGCCATTTGCAGTGGCTTCTTCAGAAATGCAGCAAAGAAGGATCCCCAGGAAGGGTACAGGACACTCATTGACCAGCAAGTTGTCTACATCCACCCATCCAGTGCTCTCTTCAACAGGCAGCCTGAGTGGTAAGGAAGGCAATAGCATGGAATTTCCTGTTTCTCTTGCACTTTTTAACAGAGAAAGTCGTGGTGTGTGCTGTTTGTGGAGTACAGAtctgagcagaggctgctgatTCATTAACAATCAGCAGACTGAGAAAAGTTTCAAGTCTACTTTTGTCTCTTTCCGCTGCTGACCTTAGTGCCTGTGCAGAGAGGAGACTGATTTTTGGAGCCAAGGCCAGGCCTGAAGTTTGCAGCTGTGTGTTTCTTTATTGTTGAAGTGAGTTTCAAACACTGAATGTTGAAGAGGGAGAGAGTATTGTTTTAAATGGAATGAAGGAATTCTGTGCTTAAGAGTAGTTCTGAAGTAGGAGAGGGAAAATAGGGATAGCTCCTCTGGATGGTTCTAGAGCCTGCACTGGAGCTTAAAAGGTGCAAGCTTAACTACTCCAGCCCTTGTCTTGTTGCTTCTTGTTAGAAAAACCTGATTTCCAGAATTGCTGTCCCTTTTCACAGGGTGGTGTATCATGAGCTGGTGCTGACCACCAAGGAATACATGCGGGAGGTGACAACCATCGATCCTCGCTGGCTGGTGGAGTTTGCCCCAGCTTTCTTCAAGGTCTCTGATCCAACCAAGCTGAGCaagcagaagaagcagcagcgGCTGGAGCCCCTCTACAACCGCTACGAGGAGCCCAACGCCTGGAGGATATCCCGTGCGTTCCGGCGGCGATGAGCTCGGCTCCCTCCTGCGCTCTGGCTGCTTTCATATTTGTGGGACTGGGACTTTTGCACTGTTGCCAGTGTCCTGGGAGACAGACATTGCCATAAAGCTCACCTGTGCAATGAGCAGGCAGTCAGCCTTGGCAGAACAGGAGCTCAAGGGGCACCCCAGATGAGCTGCAGGTGCACGGGCCACTGCAGCCTCTCAGAAATAGGTATTGGAGCACTTTAGTGATTCCCCTTTTAAGAGACAAAATTAACACTCAGGAGTCTGTGTACTGAGCtgaacaacacaaaaaaatggtGATTTAAAACTGGTTGTTCACCAACCTGACTGGGTTCTGAGTGACCAGACAAACAGAAGTTGGAATAGTTTGTGTCTTTACCCTGCTAAAAGGGATTTATTTCTACTTAACGTTCTTGGTCAGTGACTGCTTTTTGGGAGCAGCCTCTTCTCTGTTTTACCAAGTTCATGCATTTTCCCTTTCAATGTAACTATTTGTCTTTTATTTAAGTCATCTGTGGTGAGATATTTAGTATCTCTGGCTTTGGGATAAGGTAGGAAAAATCTTGAAACCCAGCTAGAATATATTTGGACAATGGCACTGCAAGCCTTACccttcatccccatcccctgggTGCTGAAGGGTTTATCAAGTAGTAATTACCACATCCCCTCTGCAGCACAATTCCATCTGGAAATGTAAGTGGTTACAAATGTTTGGACCTTTTGGACCATATGCTTTATTTTCACTTAGAATGTTTGGTGATATCACAGCTGTTGGGTTTTTGTAATAGAATGAGCTTTTACAGATAAATGTCTGTAAAATTTGTGTACcagtttcttgttttaaaaagaagttgACTGCCCAGTTTGTGCTATATCATGCCCAAACTATCtgtaaaatactttattttgtgGCTAACAGATGAAATTTATTTGACTCCATAGCTGCAAAAacattatattttttccaaagttgggacatttgctaaaattattattgaaaGGAAGAGAATCAGGATGACTGGTTGTTTTACACAGTGAACTGGAAGAATGTTTCACACTGAAAAATAGCTATATTGGAACTACCTGTCTGTACAACCATGAGCAGGGCTGTTGTTAAATGCCCTGAGTTTTCCCTCATGTTACGTCATCATAAAATTAAAGGGAATTACAAAGTTTGTAAGTTTGGACTCAGAGAGTCAAAGCAAAAAGGACAGGAATGGAAGTGCCTCCAAAACATGCTAAAAGCTAATTTAGGGAACTAGAAACAGGTACCATGAAGCCAAAGCTCAGCAAGAACTGAGGTGCCATGAACTCTTTCAGCTTATATGCTCCCCTGAAACAccttcctctcctgctttgCTTTCTCACCTGATACTTTCCATAGTTCCTTAGAGACCAGGAGAATGGTTATTAACAttctgagcagagcctgggaaagCTTCAGAAAGCTGCTCTTTCTGAAGAAGGCAGGCACAGCAAAGCCTTCAGGAGTTTACAGCTCCACCAGAAACTGTgtggctctgtgctgtgcactgctgaggccacgtCTCAAATCCTACATCCAGTTTAGCCCCTTCACTACAAAAAAGATGTTGAGGTGCTGAAAAGTGTCTAGAGATGGCCAGTGGAGTTGGGGAAGGTGTTATGATGCAATTGTTAGAGAGATGTTTCTGCCTGAATTAAGATGCAAACAAGACCACATGCTGAAGTCAATAGTAGGGTTATTATTTAACTGCAAATATgagataaaagagaaataaataggaaaaggaGAAGTGGGGAGTGAGAGAATGAGAGTGACAGAGAGACAGATTAAGCAAAAAGCTATTCATGTTGTGGATCCAGTGGTGTCCTATTGATTCTCTTCTGGTCTTGGTGGTTCCACAAAACATGGGCTTCAGAGGGTTAATAAACATGCAGGTATGGATGGGAATGCCCATGCACTTTCCTACTGGGGGGACAGTTCTACACTGGCTTTTACAACAGACTGGTTCTCTTGCAGCACTTGTCAATCCTGTGCAATCTTCAGAAATAAGTCTGGGGCACTTTGGGGGGGTCTTTGATGACTTGTGATCCCTTCCAAGCCTCTCTCAGGTGAATGTGACCTGGGGATGGGCAGTGTGTTTTACAACAGAGCCAGTTTGTGTAAGGGAGGACTCTGCAGGGGCTGTTTCTTACCTGCCTTGTAGCCAGGTGCTGGGTGTTCCCCCCTTGTTCCAGACCTTTGGAAATTGCACTCAAAAACTCCCTTCCCCTTTTGCCTGGGGGGGAGAATGTGCAAACCTGGCCACAGCAAATGAgtctgggctctgcagctgagCCCAGCCAGAGCTAATTTTTGGGTTGGCCTTTCCTTGTGGACGCATCCTTGTCCCCCAGCCTTGTTAACTGCACCTTAGACCTGAGATAATTGGGCAATAGGGCCATCTTTATCTTATCTCTGGGTCCTGTTTTGGGGAGTGGGGTGGGCTTTGGTGCAGTTGCTTCTTGGCAGTTTGCTAGAATGGACAAAGCCTTTGGGTGATTTTAACCAATGTTTGAGCCATTAACTATTTTAATCTCTCTcagaagggtctggagcacaagtctgatgaggagcagctggggggctcaggagggatcttctcactctctacaactccctgacaaGAGGTTAGAGCCAGGTGGGTGTTGGCTTCTGCCAGTGGTAGTCCAaaaggaaatggcttcaagttgTGCTGGAGGAAGTTTTGACttgatattgggaaaaattctTCATTGAAAGAGTTGTCAGGCATTGGCACGGGCAGCTCAGGACAGCAGTGCAGTCACCACCCTGGAGGGAATTTAGAAGGCAGGTAGATGTGGTTCTTAGGAATAAGCACAAGTTCTCAGTTTCTGAGTTGTGTGGGAGCTGTTTTATCTCCTTCATGGGAGCTCCTGGTCATTTTCAGGACCAGCAGGAGGACTTTAGGACTCTATTACTCCCATACCAGTCTAGCTGAACTGGAAATGCTGAGTGTATTTATTGACTCCCAGCTCTCTGATCTGGATGTTACGAATCTCTGAGCTTTGGAGGTGACTCCCCCTCAACGAGGGGAACCTTACCTTGCTGATTCCTGGAACTGCTCTGTGGCTGGTTGATCTGTTGCCCTGACTTGAGAAACCTGAATGAAATGTGCAGCTAAAATTGCATTGAAATGTATGAATTTACTCCCTGAATTCCTGTTCTGGAAGGAAGGGCAGAGGGGTAGCCCAAAGGATACTGGATAAATGTAAAGTCTCTGGGAATCCTGCAGATGGAGGTGTCAAAGCTGTGAGCTGGTGCCAAGGACAAGTGCAAAGCAAGCTCAGAAAGTAAAGAGGATCAATCAGTGAAGTTGTGCTGGCCAAAGACCAATTTATTAGTTGCAGTATTTTTACACTCATAAATAGTAAAGGCAGTTATACCAAAGGAAGGGTTCCCCTCCACCCTCATTTCTGGGACAGCACAGGAActgtgctgcccagggaggtgcagGGCAAGGCAGGAGGGTCAGGAACTGTCAGAACACCAAGACTctgcacagggcctgcaaaggcagcagcagagcagactGCTCTGAGGACCTGGCCTCTCCTCAGGCAGGGAATGCTGCCTTTCATGGCTCTTGCACTGAGGCTGGGAGGGTTGGCATTAGCCATGCAGGGGAGAGTCATCAGGGGAAATCAAGCTTTCAGTCAATATACAGAATTTTTTCTACAGGCTACCATGCTGGCAGGATTGACAATGCTCTGTATTCAGCAGCTGAAACATCAATCTGAAGCAGTGGAAACAGACTTTTTCTGTATGAATACACTGTACTGCTCCTTGTCTAACTGGGAACGTGGTGGAGCTgctaattaaaaaatttaacaCATCTTAATCAGGATGTGGTGCCCATTAGAGCTGTTTACCAGGAAAACCTGCCAGTTTAGTTAAATTGCATGTGCTGCATTGGACTGCAAAGAGAGCtgccttttcctcacatccaaattcccctcaaacaTGCAAATATTTGGGTTTAAGTCTGAATTCCTATATTAAGATCTATGTATGGTTTAGGTTACTTTTTATAGCATTTTTTAATCACACCTCCACCAGGTTCTTCTCTTGCCTCAGACAATTCTCTAGCCAGGGCCAGGATGGgcacacttttattttttaaactgtgagAATGTCCCATCATGATGTGAAAAAGCCAGGGAGACTCAAGACATCTGAAACATTTTTGAGACTTTGCAGAAGCATTCAGGTGCTACTGCTCTCCCTTTACATCATCATCATAACCCTGGAAAAATGTAATGCCTCCTTacctgggagagcagcagcaaagt
This sequence is a window from Poecile atricapillus isolate bPoeAtr1 chromosome 27, bPoeAtr1.hap1, whole genome shotgun sequence. Protein-coding genes within it:
- the DHX8 gene encoding ATP-dependent RNA helicase DHX8 — its product is MAELAAAEELAKLEYLSLVSKVCTELDNHLGINDKDLAEFVISLAEKNTTFDTFKAILLKNGAEFTDSLISNLLRLIQTMRPPPKPSSSKEAAVKPKSEKEKLRELYPALCRPDNPNIRNMLDEDDVKVAADALKELEALMPSADRQGKQRSSDHRVKKRKRSRSRSRDRKRRHRSRSRSRSRTWDRNRGKSRYRSRSRSWSPSKDRKDRDKYLEKSHERWRDKHIDRPPAEEPSIGDIYNGKVTSIMQFGCFVQLEGLRKRWEGLVHISELRREGRVANVADVVSKGQRVKVKVLSFTGSKTSLSMKDVDQDTGEDLNPNRRRNLVGEINEETSMRNPDRPSHLSLVSAPEVEDDSLERKRLTRISDPEKWEIKQMIAANVLSKEEFPDFDEETGILPKVDDEEDEDLEIELVEEEPPFLRGHTKQSMDMSPIKIVKNPDGSLSQAAMMQSALAKERRELKQAQREAEMDSIPMGLNTHWVDPLPDVDGRQIAANMRGIGMMPNDIPEWKKHAFGGNKASYGKKTQLSIIEQRESLPIFRLKEQLIQAVHDNQILIVIGETGSGKTTQITQYLAEAGYTSRGKIGCTQPRRVAAMSVAKRVSEEFGCCLGQEVGYTIRFEDCTSPETVIKYMTDGMLLRECLIDPDLTQYAIIMLDEAHERTIHTDVLFGLLKKTVQKRQDMKLIVTSATLDAVKFSQYFYEAPIFTIPGRTYPVEILYTKEPETDYLDASLITVMQIHLTEPPGDILVFLTGQEEIDTACEILYERMKSLGPDVPELIILPVYSALPSEMQTRIFDPAPPGSRKVVIATNIAETSLTIDGIYYVVDPGFVKQKVYNSKTGIDQLVVTPISQAQAKQRAGRAGRTGPGKCYRLYTERAYRDEMLTTNVPEIQRTNLASTVLSLKAMGINDLLSFDFMDAPPMETLITAMEQLYTLGALDDEGLLTRLGRRMAEFPLEPMLCKMLIMSVHLGCSEEMLTIVSMLSVQNVFYRPKDKQALADQKKAKFHQTEGDHLTLLAVYNSWKNNKFSNPWCYENFIQARSLRRAQDIRKQMLGIMDRHKLDVVSCGKATVRVQKAICSGFFRNAAKKDPQEGYRTLIDQQVVYIHPSSALFNRQPEWVVYHELVLTTKEYMREVTTIDPRWLVEFAPAFFKVSDPTKLSKQKKQQRLEPLYNRYEEPNAWRISRAFRRR